Below is a genomic region from Sphingomonas sp. KR3-1.
GCCCTGCGCATCGATCGCGCCGGTGAACAAGGGCGAGCGGTCCAGCCCGGAGCGGATCGCATCGTGCGTGGCGTGGGTAGTACGGGTGACGCCGCAATGGAGCTGCGGCAGCATGCGGTGCGGGGTGAGCGGCGACATCGTCCAGGGATCGCTGTCGGACGGTTGTTCCTCGATCCGCGCCCAGTCGATCGTGCGGCCATCGAGGCGCGGCGGCGTGCCGGTCTTGAGCCGTGCCATCGGCAGGTTCAGTTCGCGCAGCTGCTCGGCCAGGCGGATGGCAGAGCCCTCGCCCACCCGGCCGCCGGTCTCACGCTCCTCGCCGCGAAAGATGCGCCCGCCCAGGAAGGTGCCGGTGGCGAGCACTACGGCCCGGCAAGAGAGCAGCGTACCGTCGGCGAGGCGAATGCCGGCAACGGCACCGCCAGCCAGCTCCAGCGCTTCTGCCTCACCGGCGACAAGATGCAGGTTTGGCTGTTCGGCCAGCATCTGCTGGATCGCCGCCGCATAGCGCACCCGGTCGGCCTGGACGCGCGGCCCCTGCACTGCGGTGCCCTTGGAGCGGTTGAGCATGCGGTAGTGGATGCCAGCGGCATCGGTCGCGCGGCCCATCAGCCCGTCGAACGCATCGACTTCGCGGACGAGATGCCCCTTGCCGAGGCCCCCGATCGCAGGGTTGCACGACATCGCTCCCAGCTTCGTCAGGTCGAAGCTGAGCAGCGCCGTACGCGCGCCGCGGCGGGCCGACGCGGCGGCCGCTTCGGTGCCGGCGTGCCCGCCGCCGATGACGATGACATCGAAATCCATTGCCCGCGCGCTACAGAATGCAGCGCCGCGCGTCAAAACCGTTCCACGTGGAACAGCCTATTTGCCGATGCAGAAGCGCGAGAACAGCGCGTCGAGCATCGCCTCGACTCCGGCCCTCCCCGTAATCGCATCAAAGGCACGCATCGCCGAACGGAGATGCTCGGCGATCAGCAACAGATCGGTTTCCCGCCCGAGGGCCCGCAATGCTTCGGCCGCAGCCTGCGAAAGCGCGCGCTGGCGAGCGTTGAGCGCCATCTGGTCTGGCGCCGGAAGCAGTCCGGCAGCGAGCACCGCCATCGCTTCCCAAAGCGCTTCCAAGCCCCCGCCTGTGAGCGATGATAGCGATGTTCGACCCTCGATAGGCTCCCGCCCGGGCAGATCGGCACGCGGATTGAGCCACAGGAGACGATCATGCGCCGGCGGCGCCTCGTCGCCGAGCCACAGCAGGATATCCGCCTCGGCTTGCGCCGCCTGGGCGCGGGCGATGCCAATCGCCTCGATCGCGTCGCCGGGGGTCTCGGCAAGGCCCGCGGTATCGACCAGCAGCCACGCGATGCCGCCGCGCACCACCGGCGCCTCGATCCGGTCGCGCGTGGTGCCCGAGATCGGCGAGACAATCGCGGCGTCGCGCCCGGCCATCGCGTTGAGCAGCGAGGACTTGCCGGCATTGGGCGGCCCCGCCAGCACCACGCGGATGCCATCGCGCAGCCGCTCGACCGGCGGGCGGCTCGCTACCGCGTCGATGTCCGCAGCGAGCCCGGCAGCGCCAGACCGGATCGCCGGAAGCAGCCCGCCATCGGACACA
It encodes:
- the mnmE gene encoding tRNA uridine-5-carboxymethylaminomethyl(34) synthesis GTPase MnmE, with translation MDTIYAVSSGAPPAAIAVLRVSGPQAFAVVRDFAGDLPAPRRAAVRALSDPADGALLDRALVLCFPGPRSATGEDLAEFHLHGGRAVVRAVEAALAARPGLRSAEPGEFTRRALLHGRIDLSEAEGLGDLLMAETEAQRRSAIRSAEGAVRRAVEGWTDRLLGLAARVEAELDHSDEDDVSDGGLLPAIRSGAAGLAADIDAVASRPPVERLRDGIRVVLAGPPNAGKSSLLNAMAGRDAAIVSPISGTTRDRIEAPVVRGGIAWLLVDTAGLAETPGDAIEAIGIARAQAAQAEADILLWLGDEAPPAHDRLLWLNPRADLPGREPIEGRTSLSSLTGGGLEALWEAMAVLAAGLLPAPDQMALNARQRALSQAAAEALRALGRETDLLLIAEHLRSAMRAFDAITGRAGVEAMLDALFSRFCIGK